TTTCCGCTTTAATTTTGGCTTTCCATTCCTCTAAAATAGGATAAACTTTTTCTTGCAAAAACTGATCATATTCCTCTCTAGGTTGCCCTTGAGGTTTACGGAATTGCCATTGCCCTGCAAACAGTGCTTGTAAGTCTAAATACCAGAGAATTTCGTCTAAATTAAGCTCATCAGGAGACATGATTTTTGTTCCCCAAAAAGGAGGAGTTGGACGTTCAATATTTGGGTCAACTGCTTCACTTCTTCGGGTATCAATTTCTATTTTTTCTGACAGGCTAGAATCCTTTTTAAATTTTTCTTTTTCTTCCCCTGATTCATCAAAATTTCTCCCTTTAAAGAGATGATTTTCTTCGGCAAAATCTCCTAAAAATCCCTCAAAATCATCCCACTGATTGCTATGTTTAGAGGGCATTAATTTATCCATAAAATGCAAATCAGCAAAGGCATCTTTACCGTAAACTACTTTTCCTTTATAGGTTTTTTGACAGTCTTCATAGACAAATTTTGGAGTTAATGCCGCTCCCCCTAAGATAACAGGCACAGTAATTCCCTCTTGGTTAAATGTCTCTAAATTGTCTTTCATAAAAGCAGTGGATTTTACTAATAAACCACTCATAGCGATACAATCTGCGTTCGATTCACGGTAGGCTTGAATAATGTTTTCTACGGGTTGTTTAATACCTAAATTAATCACTTTATAGCCATTATTAGACAGAATAATATCCACTAAATTTTTACCAATATCGTGAACATCTCCTTTCACCGTAGCGATTAAAAATGTACCTTTTCCACTACCATCACTATCCGCTTTATCCATAAATGGTTCAAGAAAAGCAACGGCGGCTTTCATTGTTTGAGCAGATTGTAAAACGAAGGGTAATTGCATTTGTCCACTACCAAACAATTCTCCCACAACTTTCATCCCATCTAATAAAAAGACGTTGATAATATCTAAGGGAGGATACTTTTCTAAGGCTATTTTTAACGCATCTTCTAAGCCGATTCTTTCTCCTTCAATAATATGTTGTTTTAGTCTTTCTTCGATGGGTAAATCTGCCACATTTTTCTTATTACTTTTAGTGGTTTTACCCTCAAATAAGGTGGTTAATTTTCCTAATGGATCATAAGTACAAATATCGCCGTCAAATTCTCTTAAATCATAGATTAAATCACGGCATACTTTTAACGCTTCTTCGTCTATTTTTGCCAATGGTAATATTTTACTAGCAGATACGATCGCACCGTCCATCCCTACCTGCATGGCTTCATGGAGAAACACCGAGTTTAACACCTGTCTCGCCGCAGGATTCAACCCGAAGGAGATATTCGACACCCCTAACATAAAATGACATTCGGGGAACATTGCATGGATGCGTTGGATAGATTCGATCGTTGCTTTACCGTTTTCTCTGTCTTCCTCAATCCCCGTAGAAATGGGCAAAGCAAGGGTATCAAAAAAGATTTCATGGGCAGGAATACCAAATTTAACTGCATCGTTATAAGCACGTTGGGCTATTTCCACCTTTTTATCCGCCGTGCGTGCCATACCATCCTCATCGATTGTACCAATAACCACCCCTGCACCATATTCCTTGGCTAATTCCAACACCTTGAAAAATCGTTCTTCTCCGTCTTCGTAGTTGGTAGAGTTGAGGATACATTTACCCCCTGCAACCTTTAAACCTGCCTCCATTTTTTGCCACTCGGTGGAGTCTAACATCAAGGGGAGGGTAACATTATTCACCAGACGGGAAGCCAATTCGTGCATATCTTTTACCCCGTCGCGCCCCACATAATCTACGTTAACATCGAGGATGTGCGCCCCTTCTTTTACTTGGGCTTTGGCGAGGGAAATTAAACCATCCCAATCTTCGGCATTGAGTAAATCACGGCATTTTTTCGAGCCACTGGCATTGAGTCTTTCCCCTACAATTAAGAAAGAGTTATCCTGTTGATAGGGTTGAGTGGTGTAAATGGATGCCGCCGAAGGCTCATAATGATATTGTCTTTGTTTGGGTTTTAATGTACTGGCGATTTCTGCTAAGGCTCTAATATGCTCGTAACGGGTTCCACAACACCCGCCGATAATTTGAACCCCTAAGTCTTCGATGAAGTGCATTAACGCCATGCGTAGTTCGATAGGTGTCAAGCGGTAATGAGCTTGTCCGCCCACGTTTTCGGGTAATCCTGCGTTGGGAATACAGGAGACAACAAAAGGAGAGTTTTCGCTCAAATATTTGATGTGGGGCTTCATCAAATCAGGACCGGTGGCACAGTTTAGCCCCATAATATCGATAGGATAGCGCTCTAAAATGGTGAGGGCGGCGTTAATTTCTGTACCCACTAACATTGTACCCATTGTCTCCATGGTAACGGATACCATGAGGGGAAGTCTTTCTCCTTTTTCGGCAAATACTTCTTCAATGGCGTTAAGGGCGGCTTTGATTTGTAAGACATCCTGACAGGTTTCGACTAATAATAAGTCAACCCCACCATCGTATAACCCTTGTACTTGGGTTACATAGGCGTTTTTGAGGGTGTCGTAGTCGATATGTCCTAGTGTTGGTAATTTTGTCCCAGGTCCCATGCTTCCTGCCACGAAACGGGGTTTTTCTGGGGTTGAATATTCATCGGCTAATCTTTTGGCAAGTTGGGCGGCGGTTTTGTTGAGATAATAGGAGCGATCGGCTAAGTCATATTCTGCTAAAACTAAGGGAGTACCCCCAAAGGTGTCGGTTTCGATAACGTCTGCCCCTGCTTCCAAAAAGCCTCGATGCACGGTTTCTACGGCTTCAGGTTTAGTATGAACTAAATACTCGTTACATCCTTCGTATTCTGCACCGCCAAAGTCTTCGGCTGTGAGGTTTTGCACTTGCAGATTCGTACCCATCGCACCATCAAATACTAGCACGGGGCGATCGCTGCTGTGTAGTCTTTCTAAAAATCGGCTTTTCATGTTCAGCTAATTGATTATGAGAAGTTTTATAACATTATGTTAACTACTTTACCTCTCAATTTATTTAAAAAGCTATCATCGACAAAAATTCAAAATAATCTGGGCAATCAATTAATTTTTCAATAATATTATGACTCAATCCATTTGTCCGATTTGTGAGGGAGAAATGAATTTTCATTTTTCTGTTCCTTGTGATTATCGAAAACCTTCAGAGAAAAAAGAGTATAAAGTATTTTGGTGTTCTGCGTGCGATTATGGTCACATTTGGGATAGACCCTTATGGAATGAAATAAAAGAATCTTATCAAATAGATAATTACTATACTCATCAAACACAAAATGAACAAAAGAAT
This is a stretch of genomic DNA from Cyanobacterium aponinum PCC 10605. It encodes these proteins:
- the metH gene encoding methionine synthase, with the protein product MKSRFLERLHSSDRPVLVFDGAMGTNLQVQNLTAEDFGGAEYEGCNEYLVHTKPEAVETVHRGFLEAGADVIETDTFGGTPLVLAEYDLADRSYYLNKTAAQLAKRLADEYSTPEKPRFVAGSMGPGTKLPTLGHIDYDTLKNAYVTQVQGLYDGGVDLLLVETCQDVLQIKAALNAIEEVFAEKGERLPLMVSVTMETMGTMLVGTEINAALTILERYPIDIMGLNCATGPDLMKPHIKYLSENSPFVVSCIPNAGLPENVGGQAHYRLTPIELRMALMHFIEDLGVQIIGGCCGTRYEHIRALAEIASTLKPKQRQYHYEPSAASIYTTQPYQQDNSFLIVGERLNASGSKKCRDLLNAEDWDGLISLAKAQVKEGAHILDVNVDYVGRDGVKDMHELASRLVNNVTLPLMLDSTEWQKMEAGLKVAGGKCILNSTNYEDGEERFFKVLELAKEYGAGVVIGTIDEDGMARTADKKVEIAQRAYNDAVKFGIPAHEIFFDTLALPISTGIEEDRENGKATIESIQRIHAMFPECHFMLGVSNISFGLNPAARQVLNSVFLHEAMQVGMDGAIVSASKILPLAKIDEEALKVCRDLIYDLREFDGDICTYDPLGKLTTLFEGKTTKSNKKNVADLPIEERLKQHIIEGERIGLEDALKIALEKYPPLDIINVFLLDGMKVVGELFGSGQMQLPFVLQSAQTMKAAVAFLEPFMDKADSDGSGKGTFLIATVKGDVHDIGKNLVDIILSNNGYKVINLGIKQPVENIIQAYRESNADCIAMSGLLVKSTAFMKDNLETFNQEGITVPVILGGAALTPKFVYEDCQKTYKGKVVYGKDAFADLHFMDKLMPSKHSNQWDDFEGFLGDFAEENHLFKGRNFDESGEEKEKFKKDSSLSEKIEIDTRRSEAVDPNIERPTPPFWGTKIMSPDELNLDEILWYLDLQALFAGQWQFRKPQGQPREEYDQFLQEKVYPILEEWKAKIKAENLLHPTLVYGYFPCQSEGNTLYIYNPENPEAKEEIAKFEFPRQKSGKRLCIADFFASKDSGIIDVFPLQAVTVGEIATEYAQKLFANDEYTNYLYYHGMAVQTAEAMAEWCHARIRRELGFGHLEPDNIKEIFKQHYQGSRYSFGYPACPNMQDQYVQLDLLDAKRIGMYMDESEQIYPEQSTSAIVCYHPVAKYFSA